The genomic interval CATAGACCCTACTACCAACCTGCCGATTGGTACTCCTCCCGGCGACATCAGCCTTCCGGTATATTACAACCCGTTGATTAATGTGGGTAATGCGTATTATAATACAACGGTTTACCGCAATATCAGCACCATTTTCGGGCAGTTGGAGATTTTGAAAGGGCTGACTTTCCGTTCAGAATTTGGCGTGGATATTCTCAACCAGCAGGAAGAACTTTATTACAACAGCAAAACTCAGCGGAACTTTGGTGCGCCGCTTGGCTTGGGTCAGAATCTTTACACCCGCGTTGAGAATTACAACACCAACAACTTCTTTACCTTTGATAAAACTTTCGGCAATCATGGTCTGAATGTGGTAGGAGGTATGTCTTATCAACAATCGCAGCAAAAAAGCAACTTCATTGAAGGCCGCGATTTTCCTTCCGATGCTTATCGCATGATAGTAAGTGCTGCCCGTAAAACAGACGGCAGTTCTTCCGAAACCAATTTCCGTTTCTTATCCTACTTCCTGCGTGCCAACTACAAGTTTAAGGAGCGCTACCTGCTCGGTCTGAGCGCGCGCGTGGACGGTTCCAGCCGATTCGGTAACGAGAGTAAGTACGGCTTCTTCCCTGCGGCTTCTGCGGGCTGGATTATTTCGGAGGAAAACTTCCTGAAAGACAACGATATTGTATCGTTTATGAAGTTGCGTGCCAGCTTCGGGCGCACGGGTAACGCTGAAATTGGCAACTTTCCTGCGCGTGGCTTATTTGCCGGAGCAGGCTATGCAGGCAATCCGGGGCAAGCGCCTACACAATTGGGCAACCCTAACCTAAGTTGGGAAACCACCGACCAGTGGGATGTGGGTATAGATTTTGGCATTCTGAACAACCGCATCAGTGGCGAAATTGACTATTACCAGAAAAATACTACCGGTTTGCTGCTCAATGTAAACGTTCCGGGAACGACCGGTTTTACTACACAGGTGCGTAACGTAGGTGCGATGTCAAACAAAGGGGTAGAAATTGTCATCAATACCGACAATTTGGTAGGCGATTTTAAATGGAAGACAAGTTTTAATGCCGCGCGTAACATCAACACCGTTACCAACCTCGACGGACAAATTATTGAAGCGGGTTTGAACAACATGAGCCGTGCAGTAGAAGGACAGCCTCTGGGGGTTTTCTTTACGGCTGAATATGCAGGTGTAAATCCTGAAAATGGCGATGCTTTATGGTATCGCAACCGCGTACTGCCCGACGGAACACTTGACCGCAGCACGACCAACCGCTACAACGAAGCCCAGCGGGTAGTTATTGGCAGCCCATTGCCAAAGTGGACAGGCGGTATTACCAATACTTTCAGCTATAAGGGCTTTGACCTGAGCATATTCTTTAATGCGCAACTTGGCCAAAAAATCAACTTCTATGGTGCAGGCCGATTCTCATCTGCCAACGGTCGCTTTGAAGACAACCAAACTGCCGACCAGTTGAATGCATGGACGCCGCAAAACCGCAATACCGATATTCCCGAAGCACGTCTGTTCTTCAACAACGGTGCACAACCTTCCAGCCGCTTTATTTATGACGGCTCATTTGTCAGACTGCGCAATGTTACACTTTCTTACAATGTTCCTAAGAATTATGTAAACAAGTTGAAGATGACAAGCGCCCGCATATTTTTTACCGGACAAAACCTTGCAACTTTTACCAAATACAAAGGTTGGGACCCGGAAGTAAATGCGGATGATATTGTGAGCAACATCGCACAAGGCTACGACTTCTACACTGCGCCGCAACCGCGCACTATCACTTTCGGAGTTAATGTAGGATTCTAAGCAAGAGGGAGTTTTTCACGTTTTTAAAAGATTATTCCAATGGAAATCAGAAATATTTATAAAAGTGTTTTTGTCGCCGCCCTTACCATGCTTTCTGTTAGTTGCGGCAACAGGCTCAATGTAGAGCCGACTCAAAGCATCGATGAAACCACTGCTTTGAGCGATGACCAGTCAGTTAAAGTAACCTTAACGGGGGCTTATGACGGCTTGTCGGGAGTCAATGTGTACGGCGGTGCTATTCAATATACGGGAGAACTGCTTGGCGATGACCGCGAAGTTGTTTTTGGTGGTACATTCACCACCTTAGACGAACTTTGGCGGAAATCTATTACCACAACTAACGGCGTAGTTACTAGTATCTGGACTAACTCTTACAACACGATAAACCGTGCCAATAACGTTCTCTCGGCGCTTGAAAAAGTCAATCAACAAGACCGCGCGCGTGTAGAGGGTGAGGCTTTGTTTATCAGAGGCTCGTTGCTGTTTGAACTGGTGCGCCTGTTTGGCAAAACATGGGGGGACGGAAATAATGCTACCAACCTTGGCGTGCCTATTGTGCTGACTCCTACGCGAACCGTTACAGAGGCTGATTTTCGCGCGCGCAATACTGTAGAGCAGGTATATGCACAAGTAATTGCAGACCTGACCAAAGCAGAGCAACAGTTGCCGCTTGCCAACGGCATTTTTGCTACCAAAGGCGCAGCGGCGGCCATGCTTTCGCGTGTGTACCTGATGCAGGGGCGCTATGCGGAAGCTCGCGATGCGGCTAACCGCGTAATCACTTCGGGGCGTTATGCCATGGCACGCAACTTTGCAGATGTATTTACCGAAAGTTCCGGCGACTATGCTCGCGAGCACATCTTCCGAATTGTTATTACCGACCAAGACGGTGTAAATGCGATGAATACCTATTATGCTTCAGCAGCATTTCAAGGGCGCGGCGATATTCGGGTACAAACCAAGCACCTCGATTTATATACGCCGGGCGATGTGCGTAAAGACTTTTTCTATCGCACGGGTGTAAACACATTTACATCCAAGCACCGCGATTTATATGGCGATGTTCCGGTGGTGCGCATTACGGAAATGTTCCTGACCCGTGCCGAGTGCAATTTCCGATTGGGGCAGCAAGTGGGCGCCTCTCCCGTTGCCGATATCAACGCAGTTCGTCAGCGTGCAGGGCTTCCGCCACTTACAACTGTTACATTGAACGACATTTTGCGGGAGCGTAAATTGGAACTGGCATTTGAAGGCCATCAAATTCACGATTTGAAGCGCAACCGACTGCCTGTTAATGCCAATTTTAACTTCAACTCCAATGCATTGGTACTGCCTATTCCACAGCGTGAAATAGACACCAATAAAAACTTAGTGCAGAATCCCGGTTATTAATCGGTTGGATGCGTGTTTTTACCACTGCCGATAGCCTCCTTTAGCTGTCGGCAGTTTTATTTTTTAACCATACAGTTTGTATTGCATCTGTTTTGGCCTAATTTGTATGCCCTTTTTTGAAAAAAATATGGCAAAAACAATTCAACTGAATATTAGCTTACAGGCATATGGCAGCATAGAAGAATTACCGGCGGCCGAGCGCCATTTATTGGAGGAAGCTCGGCGTGCAACTGAAAAGGCTTATGCTCCCTACTCCAACTTTTACGTAGGCGCGGCGCTGCTTACTGCCGACGGCGAGATTATCAGGGGTACCAATCAGGAAAATGCCGCGTACCCTTCGGGTTTGTGCGCAGAACGGACAGCCTTGTTTGCTGCCGGCGCAAATAACCCTGATTTACAGGTGAAGATGCTTGCCGTAACTGCCCGCCGCAAAGGCGAAGCGCACTACACGGCTGCAAACCCTTGCGGAGCGTGCAGGCAGGTAAT from Rhodoflexus caldus carries:
- a CDS encoding RagB/SusD family nutrient uptake outer membrane protein codes for the protein MEIRNIYKSVFVAALTMLSVSCGNRLNVEPTQSIDETTALSDDQSVKVTLTGAYDGLSGVNVYGGAIQYTGELLGDDREVVFGGTFTTLDELWRKSITTTNGVVTSIWTNSYNTINRANNVLSALEKVNQQDRARVEGEALFIRGSLLFELVRLFGKTWGDGNNATNLGVPIVLTPTRTVTEADFRARNTVEQVYAQVIADLTKAEQQLPLANGIFATKGAAAAMLSRVYLMQGRYAEARDAANRVITSGRYAMARNFADVFTESSGDYAREHIFRIVITDQDGVNAMNTYYASAAFQGRGDIRVQTKHLDLYTPGDVRKDFFYRTGVNTFTSKHRDLYGDVPVVRITEMFLTRAECNFRLGQQVGASPVADINAVRQRAGLPPLTTVTLNDILRERKLELAFEGHQIHDLKRNRLPVNANFNFNSNALVLPIPQREIDTNKNLVQNPGY
- a CDS encoding SusC/RagA family TonB-linked outer membrane protein, with the protein product MKRAVLFGLCTLFLALAAFAQDRQISGTVTDGVEKVPLPGVSILIKGTSSGTSTDAEGKFRINVPANAQVLVFSFVGYVSQEVEIGNRTTIDIALQPDTKTLQEVVVTGYGQQIKREVTGNIAKVGSGDIKDMPVPTFDNALQGKAAGVVVNAGGGKLGQGIQIRVRGQSSVSASNEPLYVIDGIPVTTADLGSFGGATNPLADINPQDIESIEILKDASSAAIFGSRAANGVVLVTTKRGKAGKTNINFGVQFGNSKPSRKVRFLNAQEYRDFYLMAAANSDRIDGIPVNDPDSYTSYIKDFIAFNSLGTNADTDWGSLAFQDAPLSQYDLNMNGGSDKTSFYVSGQLLDQKGILIGNGLQRMSGRINLEHRMSNKFTLGANMGLTRTLNNRISGDRQFDNPMQMVAIPSITPRIDPTTNLPIGTPPGDISLPVYYNPLINVGNAYYNTTVYRNISTIFGQLEILKGLTFRSEFGVDILNQQEELYYNSKTQRNFGAPLGLGQNLYTRVENYNTNNFFTFDKTFGNHGLNVVGGMSYQQSQQKSNFIEGRDFPSDAYRMIVSAARKTDGSSSETNFRFLSYFLRANYKFKERYLLGLSARVDGSSRFGNESKYGFFPAASAGWIISEENFLKDNDIVSFMKLRASFGRTGNAEIGNFPARGLFAGAGYAGNPGQAPTQLGNPNLSWETTDQWDVGIDFGILNNRISGEIDYYQKNTTGLLLNVNVPGTTGFTTQVRNVGAMSNKGVEIVINTDNLVGDFKWKTSFNAARNINTVTNLDGQIIEAGLNNMSRAVEGQPLGVFFTAEYAGVNPENGDALWYRNRVLPDGTLDRSTTNRYNEAQRVVIGSPLPKWTGGITNTFSYKGFDLSIFFNAQLGQKINFYGAGRFSSANGRFEDNQTADQLNAWTPQNRNTDIPEARLFFNNGAQPSSRFIYDGSFVRLRNVTLSYNVPKNYVNKLKMTSARIFFTGQNLATFTKYKGWDPEVNADDIVSNIAQGYDFYTAPQPRTITFGVNVGF
- the cdd gene encoding cytidine deaminase produces the protein MAKTIQLNISLQAYGSIEELPAAERHLLEEARRATEKAYAPYSNFYVGAALLTADGEIIRGTNQENAAYPSGLCAERTALFAAGANNPDLQVKMLAVTARRKGEAHYTAANPCGACRQVMAEYEDKQKSPIRIIMEGQNGEIWVAEGINVLLPFRFSKENL